Within Deltaproteobacteria bacterium, the genomic segment GTTCTGACGCGGAACGTATATTCTCCAAGCTACATAATGATGCGGTCTTGGTTCTTTCCCGCGTTGTTTATCGAGGAGTTCCCTCTCGGCAATGAGTATATTGAGAGGACCGGACAGCGGAAGACGGTCATAACCTGAGTTCTGTTGATCTACGTGAATATTACGACGGCAATAACGTGAATAATTTATATAAGTATACACAGCCTGTTTGTTAATTCCCCAAATCTCAAAATCCGGAGAATTCACGTTAGAGCCTCCGTTCAGGTGCAAACTAACACCGGGAATATATCTTCCGTGTATTTAACAGTAGGCTCCATTTTCGGATACTCGGAGTGAGTAGAGAGAGGGGGAGAAAGAATCAACCGCATCCAATGCATATATTGCTGTTCAGGTCCCAGCCGGTAATATCCCTGTAATTCTGCCAGTCCGAGCGCTTATCGCCATTCCATATCCAGAGGGTGCCTGCAACCCTCCAGATATTATTGTCAACGAAACTGTCCTCTGATTCGGAATCATAGACCTGAACCGCCGCAAAGTCAGGGAGACTGGTATGGAATTCATTATTTGTAATCGTATTATCTTGACTTTTCCAAATGCCGATAAAAGTCCAATCAACGTCATCAGTATTCGGCCTTGAGTCACCTATGAATATATTGTTAGTTATCACCGCACCTTCCACGTTGTAGTAGAGAGCTAGTCCCCATGAGTTGTTCTCAATCAGATTCCCGTCAACCAGCGTATCCGTCATTTTGCTCTGGCAGCCCTGACCGTTCCACTGAATCCCTCTTCCGCCATGGCCGAGAATATAATTATTGCGTATAACGATATTATCGATTCCCGAGCACTCGAAGTCGCTCATGTATATACCGTGGCAGTGTTTCGGGGATGACACACCATCGAATTGACATTCACCTGGATCAACCCCGTTATAAGCTATAGTATTGCTTTCTATAACGATATTGTCGGTAGAAATTATCAATATCCCCTGATAAAGATTATCATGTATGTAGTTGTTCCTTATGGTGTTATTCCCCTGATAAAACTTCACTCCGTCATATCCGCCTCTTATCTCGAAACCTTCGAGCACTACGTAATTGGCATTAAACTCCACACGGTTCCCTCTCTCGGTACCGGGGACAATAACAGGGTTGTGGTCGGGAAAGTTCGCTATCGTAATCGGATTCCCCGGGGCGCCACTCGTCATGATATTGATTTTACCCCTGTAAGTTCCGTTCTTAACGAGAATGACCGTGCCCGGTGAAGCGCCGTTCAGGGCCGATTGTATATCCCTGAAATCACCGCCCCCGCTTGCATCAACTATCCTTTCCGCGGAATCAGGAGTACCTGTAGACGACCCACCACCACTGCACGTGATACACAGAAAATACAATAATAGAACTGAAAAAACCGAAACTACCCTTTTCATTTGCATATTCCCCCTCGAAGCAAAGCACTTTAAAGCACTACCCTGAAAACTAATCCTTTTATCAAGGCGGAAGAAACACGGTCTTCATATTTCTCTTTCCAGCCTGATGCCTTACTTCGACCCCCCCATCCGATCGGTTGAATATAATACATCAGGAGTGTCGGAATAACCAAGGGGAAATCGCAAATTATATAATCGATAGGATGTAATTACTAATCATCACGGCTGGTTAAACAGCCTGCTTGATAGTTGTATTTTGCTGAATAAGGGGATAAGGGGTGACAACCGGGGGAAGTACGCGTTACGTGGTTGAAGATCCTCCCAGTTCATGAGACGGGTGGCGTAGACTTATCGCCAATCTGCTCCAAGGATTCACGCTTCCGAAATTGGTAAGTAATAATGCCCCTAATATAAGTAAGCTAAATCTCGGCTTCAAATTAGCAGTTACGTCTCTCTCGTTTGGTTGGGGTTATTTGTTGTTTGTCTAGAGTTCGGAGGTTAGATAAAACGTTACTAAAATGTTTGAGCTAATTCGGGTTCTGTTTTATGCACTGTCCCGTTCAAATAACGGATTTATGTCTATATAACTGTAGAGCTTCTGAATCCTGTCCTCTTTAAGGTAATAAATGTCCGCGAAAGGCAGGGTTATTTCGCTGTCGTCAAGCCTTGTGAACGTTACCTCCCCCTGAACTATTATCGAGTCCGGATGAATCCATCTTCTTATGACGTTAAATTTCACCCCTCCGATAAGCTCGAAGAAATCGCCTACCGCCTTTCCTATGGCCTCTCTTCCGACCAGGGGTTCGTTGTTCCCGTCCTGCAAGATAGCGTCATCGGTCAGAAACTTTATCAACTTGTCCGCGTCTTTAGTTTCAAAAGCGTTTAAAAATTTATCGAGATTGAAAGCCATTATGAATCCCCGGCCAGTAGCGTAACTACTTCTTTTTATCTAATAAACTAACATAACGACAAGCGAATTTCATGGTCAGGCTATTTTAAGCCTCGGATTAAGTATATGAGAGTTCGAATGTGCCTGGGCAATCCGATTTGCCGGCGTGTCCGGGGATTGACAACCCCCGTTTACCCTGTATTAATATCAGCTTTACGTAGAGAAGCTCAATTAACCTGTCGAGGAGGAGTCAAATGGGATTTGAATTTATCGGCTACGAAAGAGAACCGAACGATATAGGAGTTCTTACAATTAACCGTCCGAAAGTTCTGAATGCGCTTAACTGGGATACACTCAGAGAGCTCAAAGTTTTCCTGCAGGACGTAATGCCGAAAGAGGATTTGAAAGCCCTGATTGTAACCGGGGCGGGCGAAAAGGCTTTCGTAGCGGGCGCTGATATAGCGCAGATGAACGAAATGAAAGAACGGGATTTTCAGGATTATGTCGATTATGCTCACGGGGTTTATCAAATGATTGAAAACGATCCGTGCCCGTCTATCGCCGCTATTAACGGTTATGCTCTGGGGGGAGGCTGCGAGCTTGCGCTTGCCTGTGACATAAGACTGGCGTCGGATAAGGCGAGGTTGGGGTTTCCTGAGGTGAAGCTCGGAATATTTCCGGGATGGGGCGGGACACAGA encodes:
- a CDS encoding right-handed parallel beta-helix repeat-containing protein translates to MKRVVSVFSVLLLYFLCITCSGGGSSTGTPDSAERIVDASGGGDFRDIQSALNGASPGTVILVKNGTYRGKINIMTSGAPGNPITIANFPDHNPVIVPGTERGNRVEFNANYVVLEGFEIRGGYDGVKFYQGNNTIRNNYIHDNLYQGILIISTDNIVIESNTIAYNGVDPGECQFDGVSSPKHCHGIYMSDFECSGIDNIVIRNNYILGHGGRGIQWNGQGCQSKMTDTLVDGNLIENNSWGLALYYNVEGAVITNNIFIGDSRPNTDDVDWTFIGIWKSQDNTITNNEFHTSLPDFAAVQVYDSESEDSFVDNNIWRVAGTLWIWNGDKRSDWQNYRDITGWDLNSNICIGCG
- a CDS encoding enoyl-CoA hydratase-related protein, with translation MGFEFIGYEREPNDIGVLTINRPKVLNALNWDTLRELKVFLQDVMPKEDLKALIVTGAGEKAFVAGADIAQMNEMKERDFQDYVDYAHGVYQMIENDPCPSIAAINGYALGGGCELALACDIRLASDKARLGFPEVKLGIFPGWGGTQRITRILGLGKTKELVFTGEMITAEEALRIGLVERVVPHEEVMNEAKKLAGAIAKRGPIAVRLSKTAINAGSEMDLQKALLLEKTLVSLCFDSKDRVEGMEAFLQKREPEFTGE
- a CDS encoding nuclear transport factor 2 family protein, whose translation is MAFNLDKFLNAFETKDADKLIKFLTDDAILQDGNNEPLVGREAIGKAVGDFFELIGGVKFNVIRRWIHPDSIIVQGEVTFTRLDDSEITLPFADIYYLKEDRIQKLYSYIDINPLFERDSA